Within Williamwhitmania taraxaci, the genomic segment GGTATAGTATTCATCTCTAGGTCTAAAAGATAATAACTCGCGATAACCACTAAATTTTTTCCCATCTTCAGAAATTGCAACATATGTTTTCCCAGCTAACTTGAAACTTGTTAAATACTTTTTTGAAAATCCTACCTTGTTTTTCAAAGCATTTACTATCTCCCCCGAGAACTCTGTCTGGCAGTAACCCCTAGGTAAACTAACAGGTAGTCCAGAAGGTGCAAAATAGGTAGAAAAAACTGGTGAAAGAGGATTAACCGAGCAGTCTTCCTTCAGTGTAGCAATAGCCCAAAAATCAGAAATACTCGCCCCATCCTCCTCCTTCTCAAACATACCAATGACCACACCGGAGGAGAATAGGCAATCCCACTGGTGCTTTACAAGGGTAGCGCCGGAGACGTAGTCCATAAGGTTGGTGGTGCTGCCCTGCGCTAGGCCGTAAGTGCTGCTGAAGGTGTGCGAGAGAGGGTGAAAGGTGAATAGTGATAAGTGAACCGATCCGCCAGCTGGCGGAGAGCTCGCCGTAGGCAACGGATGGCTACTGCGACTTAACAGCCATACGCTGGGGCTATATTTTTCTCTAAAATTTCAAAGAGCGTAGCACCCTGTTGATATTGTAAATGATGGTGTTTTGGGAAAATTGCCATTAAAAGCGGTTGTGCCGATTACCGACTGGAAAGACCGCTACAACATGGAATCTTAGATGGTACAACTTATGCCCAACGCTCAAAATGGATTGAGCAAAGAATCCGTTGCTGACTGTTTTCAAGTGCGTTCGCTCTCTCAAGAACGACTCATTAAAAAACTAGGGACAGTGGATAAAAATACGATGGAAGATATTAAAGATGCTTTGAAAAAAGTGTTTTCGATGTAAATAATAAAAGCCCGATTAAATCGAGCTTTCTACTATCTTTTGTTTTGACACTTCAATTATTTTCCCCCAATAGTCTTTTATAAAAACAATCTCAAATTTATCTTTTAATTCTATTTCAAGCAATTCGGCTGAAAAAATAACTCGATTAGCAAAGATTGAAAATGTCTGCCAAGTCTTAAATTCAGACTCTCTCGGGTCTTCTTGATTATAAGTCAACTGATAAATTTCTGCCAAGTCTTTTATTTCTTTTTTTAATGAAGAACTAATTTCAAGAATATCAACATCAACATTTTCAAAAATTGGTTTTTCAACACTCACTTCTTCAACCCAAACGGGATAACAACAATACTCGAAACTATATTTTAGCTTTCTCATAGTTAAAATGAAATTGGATTTGCACCTACTATGTATCCATTATCTCCTATCGTTATTGTTACTCGTTGCTTTACACCTTTGAAAGTTGTTTCAAAAACAGCACGAGATGTTGATCCAGTTGTTTTTACAATGTTATTTTCTTTAGCAGCTTTTAAA encodes:
- a CDS encoding type II toxin-antitoxin system PemK/MazF family toxin is translated as MVQLMPNAQNGLSKESVADCFQVRSLSQERLIKKLGTVDKNTMEDIKDALKKVFSM